The following are encoded together in the Primulina tabacum isolate GXHZ01 chromosome 18, ASM2559414v2, whole genome shotgun sequence genome:
- the LOC142533085 gene encoding protein BYPASS1-LIKE-like translates to MPATDFPESSSSLSSSFGFSILSIRRYQVHSMESPHEATAQETEFLAFQRQVAERFQDLAAADSDELLSIPWIRKLLDAFLCCQEEFRVIVFNNKVCLNRPPMDKYISEFFERSIKALDVCNALRDGIEQIKQWQKQLEIVLCALGNQRSIGEGQFRRAKKALIDLAIGMLDEKESNTAVAHRNRSFGRNNVQRERPFVHFRSLSWSVSRSWSAARQLQAISNNLVAPRTNEIASTNGLNVAVFTINYVLLFVMWALVAAIPCQDRGLQTHFVVPRQFNWAAPIIALHDRILEDSKKRDRRNACGLMKEIHDIEICTRHMNELIDSIQFPLTEEKEGELKQRVQELGLVYEAVKDGLDPLERQVREVFHRIVRSRTEGLDSIGRANTPT, encoded by the coding sequence ATGCCGGCGACAGACTTTCCAGAGTCATCCTCGTCGTTATCTTCATCCTTTGGGTTTTCCATTTTAAGCATACGCCGTTATCAGGTCCACTCCATGGAGTCTCCACACGAAGCCACTGCTCAAGAAACCGAATTTCTAGCCTTCCAGAGACAAGTAGCCGAAAGATTCCAAGATTTAGCGGCAGCCGATTCCGATGAGCTGCTCTCGATCCCATGGATTCGAAAACTTTTAGACGCATTCCTCTGCTGTCAAGAGGAATTCAGAGTGATCGTCTTCAACAACAAGGTCTGTTTGAATAGGCCTCCAATGGACAAATACATTTCAGAGTTCTTTGAGAGGAGCATAAAGGCTTTGGATGTTTGTAATGCTCTCCGTGACGGGATTGAGCAGATCAAGCAGTGGCAGAAACAGCTGGAGATTGTTTTGTGTGCGCTAGGTAACCAAAGGAGCATTGGTGAAGGTCAGTTTCGCCGTGCGAAGAAGGCGCTAATTGATTTGGCGATTGGGATGCTTGATGAAAAAGAATCAAACACGGCTGTCGCACATAGAAACAGATCTTTTGGTCGCAATAATGTACAGAGGGAGAGGCCTTTTGTTCATTTCAGGTCACTCTCGTGGAGCGTTTCAAGGTCTTGGTCTGCTGCTAGGCAGCTCCAAGCAATTAGCAACAATTTGGTGGCTCCACGAACAAATGAGATTGCATCCACCAATGGACTAAATGTGGCTGTTTTCACTATCAACTATGTGCTTCTATTTGTGATGTGGGCGCTAGTGGCAGCAATCCCCTGTCAGGACCGTGGCCTTCAGACACATTTTGTTGTGCCAAGGCAGTTCAACTGGGCTGCTCCAATTATTGCCCTTCATGATAGAATCTTGGAGGATTCAAAGAAACGGGACAGAAGAAATGCTTGTGGGTTGATGAAGGAGATTCATGATATCGAGATATGCACCCGGCACATGAATGAATTGATTGATTCAATTCAGTTCCCACTGACAGAGGAAAAGGAAGGAGAACTAAAGCAAAGGGTTCAAGAATTAGGATTAGTTTATGAAGCTGTAAAGGATGGACTGGATCCATTGGAACGCCAAGTTAGAGAAGTGTTCCATAGGATCGTACGAAGCAGGACCGAGGGCCTCGACTCAATCGGTCGAGCAAATACTCCTACTTGA